A single genomic interval of Megalobrama amblycephala isolate DHTTF-2021 linkage group LG17, ASM1881202v1, whole genome shotgun sequence harbors:
- the LOC125251028 gene encoding SLAM family member 9-like, translating to MAFGLLLFISLLTYNTGFSAEISVFVQTGDSVQLDIQTQELPEFVLLSWTNKLDNIVMYLRGTKEVQLHPSYKDRVYFNDETFSLTLKNMQKTDSGLYTAKTSGFSNKYIAAYSLSVIDAVEAPVLTVNSNWSSSDPCSFTCKGSNITVSSIYNSSSCSPEEVTSSDNYTLTLNCSGDYITCNHSNPVSWKTEIKKVNELCTVDPEMPEARRNSMNSSWLILFICLLTTSLLASVISWCLYKRKKDHSYTPDQQNEPTVYEKVGENINPQRPLEMLEKSKNPSTVYDTLREHGTPEVTLETNQTSRNHDTVNQSATLTEKSQPNAPVTIYSTIEKQTKSETDHTIYAAVSKQPAGDESVHPKLENIKPQKSLEMLEKSENPQTVYDTTGESEQPDVTMETNQTSPNHDSVNQLKQRL from the exons ATGGCTTTTGGGCTGCTCCTGTTCATTTCTCTTCTTACTTACAACACAG ggttcagtgctGAGATCTCTGTGTTTGTTCAGACGGGAGATTCTGTTCAACTGGATATACAGACACAGGAACTACCAGAGTTTGTTCTTTTATCCTGGACAAATAAATTAGACAATATAGTTATGTATTTACGTGGAACTAAAGAAGTACAACTTCACCCTTCCTACAAGGACAGAGTGTATTTCAATGATGAAACCTTCTCTCTCACACTGAAGAACATGCAGAAGACAGACAGTGGACTCTATACAGCAAAGACAAGTGGATTttcaaacaaatatattgctGCATACAGCCTATCTGTTATAG ATGCAGTGGAAGCTCCGGTTCTGACTGTAAACTCAAACTGGTCCAGCTCTGACCCCTGTAGCTTTACATGTAAAGGAAGTAACATTACTGTCAGCTCCATCTATAATAGTAGCAGCTGTTCTccagaggaagtgacatcatctgaTAACTACACTCTAACACTGAACTGTAGTGGCGACTACATCACGTGTAACCATAGCAACCCAGTGAGCTGGAAGACTGAAATAAAGAAGGTTAATGAACTCTGCACTGTTGATCCAG AAATGCCAGAAGCTAGAAGAAATTCAATGAATTCCTCATGGCTTATCCTCTTTATTTGCCTATTGACAACGAGTTTGTTGGCTTCAGTGATCAGCTGGTGTCTCTACAAgagaaaaaaag ATCATTCCTACACCCCTGACCAGCAGAATGAACCTACGGTCTATGAAAAAGTTGGC GAAAATATTAATCCACAAAGGCCACTGGAGATGTTGGAGAAATCAAAAAATCCTTCCACAGTTTATGATACTTTAAGAGAACATGGAACTCCTGAAGTTACACTGGAAACCAACCAGACTTCACGCAATCATGACACAGTGAATCAG AGTGCAACACTAACAGAGAAGAGCCAACCAAATGCACCAGTCACTATCTACTCTACCATTGAGAAGCAAACAAAATCTGAAACTGATCACACAATTTATGCTGCAGTCAGTAAACAGCCAGCTGGAGATGAATCTGTACATCCAAAACTg GAGAACATCAAGCCACAAAAGTCACTGGAGATGTTGGAGAAATCAGAGAATCCTCAAACTGTTTATGATACTACAGGAGAGTCAGAACAACCTGATGTTACCATGGAAACCAACCAGACCTCACCCAATCATGACTCTGTGAATCAGTTgaagcaaagactatag
- the LOC125251029 gene encoding CD48 antigen-like, giving the protein MMAFRLLLFISLLTDNTGFSAEISVFVQKGDSVQLDIQTQDLPEFDDLSWKNNKSENIIKYIHASKTVRPHSSYKDRVDFNNKTLSLTLKNMQKTDSGLYTARTSGETDNNIVTYRVSVIDAVEAPVLTINSNWSSSDPCSFTCKGSNIIISSIYNSSSCAPEEVTSSDYTLRLNCSGDYIMCIYSNPVSWNTEIKKVNEFCTVDQALPLWFILLSCLLTMSLLASMIGCFFYKRKKDHSYSSAQQNDEHTIYEKVDENIKPQRSLNKLEKSKNPSTVYDTLREHGPPDVMMETNHTSSSQDSVNQSATLTEKSQPNAAATSIYYTIQKQPKSEADHTIYAVVNKPPDGDESVHPKPK; this is encoded by the exons ATGATGGCATTTAGGCTGCTTCTGTTCATTTCTCTTCTTACTGACAACACAG GGTTCAGTGCTGAGATCTCTGTGTTTGTTCAGAAGGGAGATTCTGTTCAACTGGATATACAGACACAGGATCTACCAGAGTTTGATGATTTATCCTGGAAAAATAATAAGTCAgagaatataattaaatatatacatgcatctAAAACAGTAAGACCTCACTCTTCCTACAAGGACAGAGTGGATTTCAATAATAAaaccctctctctcacactgaaGAACATGCAGAAGACAGACAGTGGACTCTATACAGCAAGAACAAGTGGAGAAACAGACAACAATATTGTTACATACAGAGTATCTGTTATAG ATGCAGTGGAAGCTCCAGTTCTGACCATAAACTCAAACTGGTCCAGCTCTGACCCCTGTAGCTTTACATGTAAAGGAAGTAACATTATTATCAGCTCCATCTATAATAGTAGCAGCTGTGCTccagaggaagtgacatcatctgaTTACACTCTAAGACTGAACTGCAGTGGCGACTACATCATGTGTATCTATAGCAACCCAGTGAGCTGGAATACTGAAATAAAGAAGGTTAATGAATTCTGCACTGTTGATCAAG cgCTTCCCTTGTGGTTTATCCTCCTTTCTTGCCTATTGACAATGAGTTTGTTGGCATCAATGATCGGCTGTTTTttctacaaaagaaaaaaag atcATTCCTACTCCTCTGCCCAGCAGAATGATGAACATACAATCTATGAAAAAGTTGAC GAGAATATCAAGCCACAAAGGTCACTAAATAAGTTGGAGAAATCAAAAAATCCTTCCACAGTGTATGATACTTTAAGGGAACATGGACCTCCTGATGTTATGATGGAAACCAACCACACCTCATCCAGTCAGGACTCAGTGAATCAG AGTGCAACACTAACAGAGAAGAGTCAGCCCAATGCAGCAGCCACTAGTATCTACTATACCATTCAGAAGCAACCAAAATCTGAAGCTGATCACACCATTTACGCTGTGGTCAATAAACCGCCAGATGGGGATGAATCTGTACATCCAAAACCGAAATAA